From Woronichinia naegeliana WA131, the proteins below share one genomic window:
- a CDS encoding ISNCY family transposase: protein MSTDFAERKMEVNDLSFDGIVHCLNEVIGKIDDPRSVSNATKYSLREAILGAFAAFFMQNESFLEYQRQLNSRCGRDNAQSLFGLEKIPTVEQIRNIVDGVAASSLFPLFGLIYQALRSMGFLKAYEILRGNLLVAMDGTNYYSSEKVNCPCCSTKTSKQGKVTYFHQALLPVIVSPDHESVFSLPPEFITPQDGSEKQDCEQNAAKRWISNHASLFAGQKITLLGDDLYSRQPTCQHCLDHDFNFIFVCLPTSHPTLYEWLNYLETNGEVKTTQHRRWNGKYFEIWHCRYLNQIPLRDQQPALLVNWCELKIHRESDAQLLYHNSWITNHFLTPHIVLDVCRAGRTRWRTENENHNILKNRGYHLEHNFGHGKQHLASVLLTLNLLAFLLHTVLGLVDERYQRIRVQRGTRKGFFQDILSLTKYLFFESWHHLLDFMLDDSVSLAVSNSS from the coding sequence GTGTCTACTGATTTTGCAGAGAGAAAGATGGAAGTAAACGACCTAAGTTTTGACGGAATCGTTCACTGTTTAAACGAGGTCATTGGGAAGATAGATGACCCCCGTTCGGTTAGTAATGCAACGAAATATAGTCTAAGAGAGGCGATACTGGGGGCATTTGCCGCCTTTTTTATGCAAAATGAGTCATTTTTAGAGTACCAACGTCAGCTTAACAGCCGTTGTGGGCGAGATAATGCTCAGAGCTTGTTTGGACTAGAAAAAATACCAACAGTAGAACAGATTCGCAACATTGTGGATGGGGTAGCAGCGAGTAGTCTATTCCCTTTGTTTGGGTTAATTTACCAAGCATTGAGGAGCATGGGATTCTTGAAAGCCTATGAAATATTGAGGGGAAATCTTCTAGTAGCAATGGATGGGACAAATTACTACAGTTCGGAAAAAGTAAATTGTCCATGCTGTTCAACCAAAACGTCAAAACAGGGAAAAGTCACCTACTTCCATCAGGCATTATTGCCCGTGATTGTTTCCCCAGACCATGAATCAGTTTTTTCCTTACCCCCTGAATTTATTACCCCTCAAGACGGTTCTGAAAAGCAAGATTGTGAGCAAAATGCGGCGAAACGTTGGATAAGTAACCATGCTAGTCTGTTTGCGGGACAGAAGATAACTCTGCTAGGGGATGACTTGTACAGTCGTCAGCCCACTTGTCAGCACTGTCTCGACCACGATTTCAACTTTATCTTCGTCTGTTTACCGACTTCTCATCCCACACTCTATGAATGGTTAAACTATTTAGAAACTAATGGAGAAGTCAAAACCACTCAACACCGACGTTGGAATGGGAAGTATTTCGAGATTTGGCACTGCCGTTATCTCAATCAGATTCCCCTGCGAGACCAACAGCCTGCTTTGTTGGTTAACTGGTGTGAGCTAAAAATCCACCGCGAATCCGATGCTCAACTTCTTTATCACAATAGTTGGATTACCAATCATTTTCTCACCCCTCACATCGTTCTTGATGTCTGTCGTGCTGGACGGACTCGTTGGCGTACTGAGAACGAGAATCACAATATTCTCAAAAATCGAGGCTATCACTTAGAGCATAATTTTGGGCATGGTAAACAACACCTCGCCTCTGTTTTGCTTACCCTGAATTTGCTGGCTTTTCTCTTGCACACGGTTTTAGGTTTGGTTGATGAACGTTACCAGAGAATTCGCGTCCAACGCGGCACTCGTAAGGGATTCTTTCAAGATATTCTCTCTTTGACCAAATATCTGTTCTTTGAAAGCTGGCATCATCTTTTAGATTTTATGCTTGATGACTCAGTTTCTCTCGCTGTCTCGAATTCTTCCTAG
- a CDS encoding IS630 family transposase — MIKLEFTEEDKRLLSYGRFNHPHPRVQLKMEVLWLKSQGLSHQKIAQFAGVSVNTVTSYIRDYQEGGIEKLKEIKFNRPKSELTEHQGTIEAYFESNPPARINEAVKRIEELTGIKRSPTQVRKFLKSIGMRCLKVGTIPSKADVEAQDSYREKELEPRLEEAKAGKRAVFFVDASHFVMGAFVNFIWCFKRIFIKSPSGRKRFNVLGALNAITHEVIMVTNSSYITGTQVCELLEKIAELGLLIPITLVLDNARYQKCRIVQELAESLGIELLYLPPYSPNLNLIERLWKFVKKKCLYAKYYEDFTQFSAAISGCLEDANVKYKEELDSLLTLRFQRFDKSQIMNV; from the coding sequence ATGATTAAGTTAGAATTTACGGAAGAAGACAAAAGACTGTTGTCTTACGGTCGGTTTAATCACCCGCATCCTAGAGTACAGCTAAAGATGGAAGTTTTATGGTTAAAAAGTCAGGGATTATCTCATCAAAAAATTGCTCAATTCGCAGGAGTTTCAGTAAATACGGTGACAAGCTATATCCGTGATTATCAAGAGGGCGGGATAGAAAAACTAAAAGAAATAAAATTTAATCGCCCGAAAAGCGAGTTAACAGAGCATCAAGGGACAATTGAGGCATATTTTGAGTCAAATCCACCAGCAAGAATAAATGAAGCAGTAAAAAGAATAGAAGAATTAACGGGAATAAAAAGAAGTCCAACGCAAGTCAGAAAATTTTTAAAGTCAATAGGAATGAGGTGTCTAAAGGTGGGAACAATTCCATCAAAAGCAGATGTAGAAGCTCAGGATAGCTATAGAGAAAAAGAGCTAGAACCAAGGCTAGAAGAGGCAAAAGCAGGAAAAAGGGCAGTTTTCTTTGTAGATGCCTCTCATTTTGTAATGGGAGCATTTGTAAATTTTATATGGTGCTTCAAGAGGATTTTTATTAAGTCACCATCAGGGAGAAAACGTTTTAATGTGTTAGGAGCATTAAATGCAATTACCCATGAAGTAATTATGGTAACGAACAGTTCTTATATTACGGGAACTCAGGTTTGTGAACTCCTAGAAAAGATAGCAGAATTAGGACTATTAATACCGATTACGTTGGTATTAGACAATGCTCGTTATCAAAAATGCCGAATTGTGCAGGAGTTGGCAGAATCATTAGGAATAGAGTTACTGTACTTACCTCCTTATTCTCCTAACTTGAATTTAATTGAAAGACTGTGGAAGTTTGTGAAGAAGAAGTGTTTATACGCAAAATATTATGAAGATTTTACGCAGTTTTCTGCAGCAATTTCAGGATGTCTTGAAGATGCTAACGTAAAATATAAGGAGGAGCTTGATTCTTTGCTCACCTTACGATTTCAACGCTTTGATAAATCTCAGATTATGAACGTTTGA
- a CDS encoding DUF928 domain-containing protein: protein MLSETTAKRSLMALVPNTNTGLTLAERPTFWIYLPKTTAKQIVLSIREAGIKDHAQIYLPTPEDSGVVGFQLPATGPALEIGKTYQWAVVLICGARPSPNDPAIAAWVRRIAPMQPLKKGTILEQAAWYGEQGIWYDAIAALAEVRRTKPQDNGLTDIWTNFLNSAGLEEISREPLQF, encoded by the coding sequence TTGTTGAGTGAAACAACAGCCAAGCGATCGCTGATGGCCCTGGTTCCCAATACTAATACAGGATTAACCCTCGCAGAACGTCCTACTTTTTGGATTTATCTACCTAAAACCACTGCAAAACAGATTGTCTTGAGCATCAGGGAGGCAGGAATAAAAGATCACGCCCAGATCTATTTACCAACGCCTGAAGATTCTGGTGTGGTTGGCTTTCAGTTACCTGCTACTGGCCCTGCTCTAGAAATCGGCAAGACTTATCAATGGGCAGTGGTCTTAATTTGTGGAGCCAGACCAAGTCCTAATGATCCGGCGATCGCGGCTTGGGTACGTCGTATTGCGCCGATGCAACCGTTGAAAAAAGGAACCATTTTAGAGCAAGCTGCCTGGTATGGCGAACAGGGAATTTGGTACGATGCGATCGCGGCTTTAGCGGAAGTCCGACGCACTAAGCCCCAGGATAATGGTTTAACTGATATTTGGACTAATTTTCTCAATTCGGCAGGGTTGGAGGAAATTTCAAGGGAGCCATTACAGTTTTAG
- a CDS encoding IS630 family transposase, whose amino-acid sequence MYVIPPEKSAEFVSNMEDVLEIYHRPYDPNCPVICMDEQPIQLVKETRLPLPAKPGQPEAHDYEYERNGTANIFMFTEPLSGWRKTVVSERRTSVDWATEIKNLLDNDYADNDKVILVCDQLNTHKLASLYEAFEPSTARRLVERLEIHHTPKHGSWLNIAENELSAMTRQCLARRIPDRETLEQETTAWYTQRNHSQKSVDWQFTTAEARIRLKRLYPQIEN is encoded by the coding sequence ATGTACGTGATTCCACCAGAAAAGAGTGCCGAATTTGTGTCTAACATGGAAGATGTTCTAGAAATTTATCACCGACCCTATGACCCCAATTGTCCAGTGATTTGCATGGATGAGCAACCTATACAATTGGTCAAAGAAACCCGCCTTCCTCTACCAGCCAAACCTGGACAGCCAGAGGCGCATGATTACGAATATGAACGCAATGGAACAGCCAATATCTTTATGTTTACAGAACCCTTGTCTGGGTGGCGAAAGACAGTTGTCAGTGAACGTAGAACATCGGTTGACTGGGCAACAGAAATTAAGAATTTACTCGATAACGACTATGCTGATAACGACAAAGTCATTTTAGTATGTGATCAGCTAAATACTCACAAACTTGCCTCACTATATGAAGCATTTGAGCCTTCCACGGCTCGTCGTCTAGTCGAACGGTTGGAAATTCACCATACCCCAAAACATGGCAGTTGGCTTAATATTGCTGAAAACGAGCTGTCCGCAATGACTCGGCAATGCCTAGCTCGTCGAATTCCAGATCGGGAAACTTTAGAGCAAGAAACAACGGCTTGGTACACTCAGCGCAATCATTCCCAAAAGTCGGTAGATTGGCAATTCACGACGGCTGAGGCTCGTATCCGTCTCAAGCGTCTTTATCCACAAATAGAAAATTGA
- a CDS encoding helix-turn-helix domain-containing protein, with translation MNGQGWTDEEAAAAFSCHRNTVANLRERLVNEGVESALSRKPRKTPPRQPIIDGEVEAKLIALRCGEPPAGQARWTLRLLADKAVELEIVPAISHETVRQVLKKTN, from the coding sequence GTGAATGGACAAGGATGGACGGATGAGGAAGCTGCCGCCGCCTTTAGTTGTCACCGTAACACAGTCGCCAATCTCAGGGAGCGATTGGTCAATGAAGGTGTGGAGTCAGCATTAAGCCGCAAGCCCCGCAAAACGCCGCCTCGTCAACCGATTATTGATGGAGAGGTAGAAGCAAAACTAATCGCCTTACGTTGTGGAGAACCGCCTGCTGGTCAAGCCCGTTGGACATTGAGGTTACTAGCCGACAAGGCGGTCGAGTTAGAAATTGTGCCAGCAATTAGTCACGAAACCGTGCGTCAAGTGTTAAAAAAAACGAACTAA
- a CDS encoding DUF4277 domain-containing protein — MTQLNVKNLDHLGIIAAVVDELGLVDYINEQLQENDRAKISAGLVVKAMILNGLGFINSPLYLFREHLTFAISRNT, encoded by the coding sequence ATGACCCAATTAAACGTTAAAAATCTCGACCATTTAGGAATAATCGCGGCCGTAGTTGATGAACTAGGTCTAGTGGATTATATCAATGAACAGTTACAAGAAAATGACCGTGCGAAAATCAGTGCGGGTCTGGTGGTTAAAGCCATGATTCTCAATGGCTTAGGATTTATTAATTCTCCCTTGTATTTATTCAGGGAGCATCTCACCTTTGCAATAAGTAGAAATACTTAA
- a CDS encoding IS1634 family transposase, with the protein MTQLNVKNLDHLGIIAAIVDELGLVDYINEQLGENDRAKISAGLVVKAMILNGLGFINSPLYLFSRFFEDKPVEHLLGKGIKASDLNDDRLGRVLDLIFMAGISRLFLGICLKAVEIFKIVMKSSHLDSSSLSVQGEYKLSVEREDKESQIIHITHGYSKDKRPDLKQFVLNLVCWGDGDIPAFLELGDGNQSDKKEFAKLLKKFNEQWQFDGLYIADSALYSADNLQKLTGIYWLCSVPKTIREVQDAVSQLASEQFITTDLEGYRLTSLESEYGGVKQRWIVVDSEQKKALDLKQLTKKTEKATAQAQRQLEQLQRQEFACREDALTALSRWEKSLEWHLLQDLTVVEKCHYGHRGKPRPHEQPIRRSYHAQATFSLNSAKVQASERAAGRFVLATNQLDGDSLSDEQLLVHYKQQQGVERGFRFLKDPLFLASSVFLKTPERIMALSFIMVLCLLVYSLGQRKLRLALAEQEETVPNQLGKPTQRPTLRWIFQMLRGVHWVVLDNCPQIINLTLERERILRFFGATTCQYYLLS; encoded by the coding sequence ATGACCCAATTAAACGTTAAAAATCTCGACCATTTAGGAATAATCGCGGCGATAGTTGATGAACTAGGTCTAGTGGATTATATCAATGAACAACTAGGAGAAAATGACCGTGCTAAAATCAGTGCGGGTCTGGTAGTGAAAGCGATGATTCTCAATGGCTTAGGCTTTATCAACTCTCCTTTATATTTGTTCAGTCGTTTTTTTGAAGATAAACCAGTAGAACATCTTTTAGGAAAAGGAATAAAAGCCAGCGACCTGAATGATGACCGTTTAGGGAGAGTCTTAGATTTAATCTTTATGGCCGGCATCAGCCGTTTGTTTCTCGGAATTTGTCTAAAAGCCGTAGAAATCTTCAAAATAGTGATGAAAAGTTCCCATTTAGACTCCAGTTCATTATCGGTACAAGGGGAATATAAATTATCGGTGGAGAGAGAAGACAAAGAAAGCCAAATAATCCATATCACTCATGGCTATTCAAAGGATAAGCGACCAGACTTGAAACAATTTGTCTTGAATCTAGTCTGTTGGGGGGATGGCGACATTCCCGCTTTTCTCGAATTAGGAGATGGCAATCAAAGTGATAAAAAAGAGTTTGCTAAACTCTTGAAAAAGTTCAATGAGCAGTGGCAATTCGATGGTTTGTATATAGCAGATTCAGCCTTATACAGTGCCGATAACTTGCAAAAGTTAACCGGCATATACTGGTTATGTTCTGTGCCGAAAACGATTAGAGAAGTGCAGGATGCGGTCAGTCAATTAGCCTCGGAGCAATTCATCACAACTGATTTAGAGGGCTATCGTCTTACCTCCTTAGAAAGTGAATATGGGGGAGTCAAACAACGTTGGATAGTGGTAGATAGCGAGCAAAAAAAAGCTTTAGACCTCAAACAACTGACGAAGAAGACAGAGAAAGCAACGGCTCAAGCTCAAAGACAATTAGAACAATTACAGCGTCAGGAATTTGCTTGTCGGGAGGATGCTTTAACCGCCCTGAGCCGATGGGAGAAGAGTTTAGAATGGCATCTTCTTCAAGACCTAACTGTCGTCGAAAAATGTCATTACGGTCATCGAGGTAAACCCCGTCCCCATGAACAGCCCATTCGTCGTAGCTATCATGCCCAAGCCACTTTCAGCCTCAATAGTGCGAAAGTTCAAGCTTCAGAGCGGGCAGCAGGACGTTTTGTCTTGGCGACGAATCAGCTAGATGGAGACTCTTTGAGCGATGAGCAACTGCTTGTCCACTACAAGCAACAGCAAGGGGTAGAGCGAGGTTTTCGCTTCCTTAAAGACCCTCTGTTTTTGGCGTCCAGTGTTTTTCTCAAAACCCCTGAGCGGATTATGGCATTGAGTTTCATCATGGTGTTGTGTTTACTGGTGTACAGCTTGGGACAACGTAAACTGAGACTGGCTCTGGCAGAGCAGGAGGAGACTGTGCCTAATCAGTTGGGAAAGCCGACTCAGCGTCCGACACTGCGTTGGATTTTTCAGATGTTGAGAGGAGTTCATTGGGTTGTACTGGATAATTGTCCCCAAATAATCAATCTAACGCTTGAGCGAGAGAGGATTTTGCGCTTTTTTGGGGCTACTACTTGTCAGTATTATCTTTTGTCATAA
- a CDS encoding HypC/HybG/HupF family hydrogenase formation chaperone — MCLGIPGQITEIINQDFQLALVDIAGVKRAVNIACIVDEQHPMENCVGDWVLVHVGFALNRLDEEEAAATLQLLEQLAELEEFAADEVFA; from the coding sequence ATGTGTTTAGGAATACCAGGTCAAATTACCGAAATTATCAATCAGGACTTTCAATTAGCCCTAGTAGATATTGCCGGTGTCAAACGGGCGGTGAATATTGCCTGTATTGTAGATGAGCAACATCCCATGGAAAACTGTGTTGGGGATTGGGTCTTAGTTCATGTCGGTTTTGCCCTTAATCGTTTGGATGAAGAAGAGGCCGCCGCTACCTTGCAATTATTAGAACAGTTAGCCGAACTAGAGGAATTTGCCGCCGATGAAGTATTTGCATGA
- the hypD gene encoding hydrogenase formation protein HypD, with the protein MKYLHEFRDPQKAEALLTQIRQLTIALAPTHPLKIMEICGGHTHAIFKSGLESLLPAEIELVHGPGCPVCIMPKGRLDEAIALAENPQVILTTFGDAMRVPGSKHSLLQAKALGADIRLVYSPLDVLKLAKANPNQEIVFFAIGFETTAPSTALTVLQAEKEGVKNFSLFCNHVLVIPALEALLSNPDLQLDGFVGPGHVSTIIGTTPYQVIAQKYHKPLVISGFEPLDILQSVWMVLQQLVTHRCQIENQYTRLVQDQGNTVALAAMNQVFEVRESFEWRGLGDIPQSGLKMRPRYADFDAEAKFSVPHLSIADHRACQCGEILKGVLKPWECKVFGTACTPETPIGACMVSSEGACAAYYKYGRLAKGDRQSVHKSVTSLR; encoded by the coding sequence ATGAAGTATTTGCATGAATTTCGAGATCCTCAAAAAGCCGAAGCCCTACTGACTCAAATTCGACAGTTAACGATCGCCCTGGCTCCAACCCATCCGCTTAAAATTATGGAAATTTGTGGGGGTCATACCCATGCCATTTTTAAATCAGGATTGGAATCCCTATTACCTGCCGAGATTGAGTTAGTGCATGGCCCAGGCTGTCCCGTTTGTATTATGCCTAAAGGTCGTCTAGATGAGGCGATCGCCCTGGCTGAAAATCCCCAGGTTATACTGACCACCTTTGGGGATGCCATGCGGGTTCCTGGCTCCAAACACAGTTTATTGCAAGCCAAGGCCCTCGGTGCCGATATTCGCTTAGTCTATTCCCCCCTAGATGTCCTCAAATTAGCTAAGGCCAATCCAAACCAGGAAATCGTTTTCTTTGCGATCGGTTTTGAAACAACGGCTCCCAGTACCGCCCTCACGGTTTTGCAGGCAGAAAAAGAAGGGGTTAAAAACTTTAGTTTATTTTGCAATCATGTTCTGGTGATTCCAGCCCTAGAAGCCCTATTAAGTAATCCCGATTTACAATTAGATGGTTTTGTGGGGCCGGGTCACGTCAGTACTATTATTGGCACGACTCCCTATCAAGTCATTGCCCAAAAATATCATAAACCTCTCGTCATTTCCGGCTTTGAACCCCTAGATATTTTGCAATCGGTTTGGATGGTCTTACAGCAATTAGTAACCCACCGTTGTCAAATCGAAAATCAATATACTCGTCTTGTTCAAGATCAAGGCAATACGGTCGCGCTGGCGGCGATGAATCAAGTGTTTGAAGTGCGAGAAAGTTTTGAATGGCGGGGCTTAGGCGACATTCCCCAATCTGGTCTAAAGATGCGTCCCCGCTATGCCGATTTTGATGCCGAAGCTAAATTTTCCGTTCCCCATCTCTCGATCGCCGATCATCGGGCTTGTCAGTGTGGGGAAATTCTGAAAGGAGTTCTCAAGCCTTGGGAATGTAAGGTTTTTGGCACTGCTTGTACACCAGAAACCCCCATTGGAGCCTGCATGGTTTCATCGGAAGGAGCCTGTGCTGCCTATTACAAATATGGCCGTTTGGCTAAGGGCGATCGCCAATCAGTGCATAAATCTGTCACGTCTCTTCGTTGA
- the rplS gene encoding 50S ribosomal protein L19: protein MSAQLIIKSIEAEYLKTDLPIIHVGDTVKVGVKIVEGGKERIQPYEGTVIAMRNGGINETITVRKVFQGVGVERVFLLNSPRITDIKIIRRGKVRRAKLYYLRDRVGKATRIKQRFDRAL, encoded by the coding sequence ATGAGCGCACAACTGATCATTAAGTCCATCGAGGCGGAATATCTGAAAACCGATCTGCCCATTATTCACGTTGGCGACACCGTTAAAGTGGGAGTCAAGATCGTCGAAGGTGGAAAAGAGCGTATCCAGCCCTACGAAGGCACTGTCATTGCCATGCGGAATGGCGGTATCAATGAAACCATCACCGTGCGGAAAGTTTTTCAGGGCGTTGGTGTAGAGCGGGTCTTCCTTCTCAACTCACCTCGTATCACTGATATTAAAATTATTCGTCGCGGTAAGGTTCGGAGAGCTAAATTGTATTATCTTCGCGATCGCGTCGGTAAAGCAACTCGGATTAAACAACGTTTTGACCGGGCCCTCTAA
- the secE gene encoding preprotein translocase subunit SecE: MKTAIAGNQLGSFVSETKEELAKVVWPARQQLISESVAVVLMVTLVATVIYLVDHFFSWIAKQPFLFG, from the coding sequence GTGAAAACGGCGATCGCTGGCAATCAGCTTGGCAGTTTTGTTTCGGAGACAAAAGAGGAATTAGCCAAAGTCGTTTGGCCCGCCCGTCAACAACTAATTAGTGAGTCCGTTGCCGTTGTTTTGATGGTAACGCTAGTCGCTACGGTTATCTATCTGGTGGATCACTTCTTCTCGTGGATAGCCAAGCAACCCTTTCTTTTTGGGTAA
- the nusG gene encoding transcription termination/antitermination protein NusG, with translation MSFDDDQSLAAAPPQEKTAKAARWYAVQVASGCEKRVKANLEQRIHTLDVANRILQVEIPKNPTVKIRKDGSRQHGEEKVFPGYVLIRMIMDDDAWQVVKNTPHVINFVGSEQKRHYGRGRGHVNPLPLSMGEVERIFKQSEEQEPVIKIEMQVGDKIMVLSGPFKDFEGEVIEVSPERSKLKALLSIFGRDTPVELEFNQVEKQN, from the coding sequence ATGAGTTTTGATGACGATCAATCCCTAGCTGCTGCCCCTCCTCAGGAGAAAACTGCGAAAGCAGCCCGATGGTACGCAGTTCAGGTTGCCTCTGGCTGTGAAAAGCGAGTGAAAGCGAACCTAGAGCAACGTATTCATACCCTGGACGTAGCCAATCGGATTCTACAGGTTGAAATCCCCAAAAATCCGACGGTCAAAATTCGTAAGGACGGCTCTCGTCAACATGGCGAAGAAAAAGTCTTTCCGGGTTATGTTCTAATCCGCATGATTATGGATGATGATGCCTGGCAGGTCGTCAAAAACACCCCCCATGTCATCAACTTTGTAGGGTCTGAACAAAAACGACACTACGGAAGAGGGCGGGGTCATGTCAATCCGCTTCCCCTCAGTATGGGAGAGGTTGAACGCATTTTTAAACAATCAGAAGAACAGGAACCTGTTATTAAGATTGAAATGCAAGTGGGAGACAAAATTATGGTTCTCTCCGGGCCTTTTAAAGACTTTGAAGGGGAAGTGATCGAAGTCAGTCCTGAAAGAAGTAAGCTTAAAGCCTTACTATCCATTTTCGGTCGGGATACCCCTGTCGAATTGGAATTTAACCAAGTGGAAAAACAAAATTAG
- the rplK gene encoding 50S ribosomal protein L11, which produces MAKKVVAQIKLALKAGKANPAPPVGPALGQHGVNIMAFCKEYNAKTADQAGMVIPVEISVYEDRSFTFVLKTPPASVLILKAAGGDKGSNEPNKKKVGAISRDQLREIAQTKMPDLNANDIEAAMRIVEGTARNMGVTIKD; this is translated from the coding sequence ATGGCAAAGAAAGTCGTCGCTCAGATTAAATTAGCCCTGAAAGCAGGTAAGGCCAATCCGGCCCCTCCCGTTGGCCCCGCGTTGGGTCAACATGGGGTCAATATTATGGCCTTTTGTAAGGAATACAATGCTAAAACAGCCGATCAAGCTGGCATGGTTATTCCGGTAGAAATCTCTGTTTATGAAGACCGTAGTTTTACCTTTGTTTTAAAAACACCCCCTGCCTCGGTTTTGATTCTGAAAGCAGCCGGTGGGGACAAAGGTTCTAACGAACCTAACAAGAAAAAGGTAGGAGCCATCTCTCGTGATCAATTGCGAGAAATTGCTCAAACCAAAATGCCCGATCTTAATGCCAATGATATTGAGGCAGCCATGCGGATCGTGGAAGGAACGGCCCGAAATATGGGCGTTACGATTAAGGACTAA
- the rplA gene encoding 50S ribosomal protein L1 — protein MSKKLSKRFATALAKVDTKKAYDPIAALTLLKETATAKFDETVEVHIRLGIDPKYTDQQLRTTVSLPKGTGQTVRVAVIARGEKVAEANGAGADICGSEELIDQIQGGMMDFDVLIATPDMMPKIAKLGKLLGPRGLMPSPKGGTVTADVTSAIAEFKAGKLEFRADRTGIVHVMFGKASFSVDDLLANLKALQETVDRNRPSGAKGRYWRSIFVAASMGPSIQVDINALRDYKLAES, from the coding sequence ATGTCTAAGAAGTTATCGAAACGTTTCGCTACGGCTTTGGCGAAAGTGGATACAAAAAAAGCCTATGACCCGATCGCAGCATTAACGCTCTTGAAGGAGACCGCCACTGCTAAATTTGATGAAACAGTAGAGGTTCATATTCGTTTGGGTATTGACCCTAAATATACTGACCAACAGTTAAGAACAACAGTTTCTCTCCCCAAGGGAACGGGCCAGACAGTGCGAGTAGCTGTTATTGCCAGGGGGGAAAAAGTGGCAGAGGCCAATGGGGCCGGGGCTGATATTTGTGGATCTGAAGAATTAATTGACCAAATTCAGGGGGGCATGATGGACTTTGATGTTCTGATTGCCACCCCCGATATGATGCCTAAAATTGCTAAGTTGGGTAAATTACTAGGCCCCAGGGGCTTAATGCCTTCTCCGAAAGGGGGAACCGTTACGGCGGATGTTACTAGTGCGATCGCCGAATTTAAAGCTGGAAAATTAGAATTTCGGGCTGACAGAACGGGCATCGTTCATGTTATGTTTGGAAAGGCCTCTTTTTCTGTGGATGATTTGCTGGCAAATCTGAAAGCATTACAGGAAACTGTTGACCGCAATCGCCCTTCTGGGGCCAAGGGCCGTTACTGGCGATCCATCTTTGTAGCCGCTTCGATGGGCCCTTCTATCCAAGTTGATATCAACGCATTGCGTGACTACAAACTAGCAGAAAGCTAG
- the rplJ gene encoding 50S ribosomal protein L10, with the protein MGRTREDKNQIIAEVKELIESSQMAMVIDYQGLTVAEISDLRNRLRPLGGTCKITKNTLVHLAIDGNQEWKPMQEYLKGTSALLLLKDDFGGAIKAYKSFQKETKKTELRGGVLEGRILTKAEVEAIGDLPSKEQLIAQIAGALNAVTAKIAIAINEVPASIGRGIKAYSEKE; encoded by the coding sequence ATGGGAAGAACCAGAGAAGATAAAAATCAGATTATTGCCGAAGTCAAGGAATTGATCGAGTCATCCCAAATGGCGATGGTGATCGATTACCAAGGCTTAACTGTCGCGGAAATTTCTGATCTACGGAACCGTCTGCGCCCCCTAGGGGGAACCTGCAAAATTACCAAAAATACCTTAGTCCATTTGGCTATTGATGGTAATCAGGAATGGAAGCCAATGCAGGAATACCTAAAAGGCACTTCTGCTCTATTACTACTCAAAGATGACTTTGGCGGAGCCATCAAAGCGTATAAAAGTTTCCAAAAAGAAACCAAGAAAACCGAATTGCGGGGCGGTGTCTTAGAAGGTCGTATCCTGACCAAGGCCGAAGTCGAAGCGATCGGGGATCTACCTTCCAAGGAACAGTTAATCGCTCAAATTGCTGGCGCGCTCAATGCTGTCACAGCCAAAATTGCGATCGCTATCAACGAGGTTCCCGCTTCGATTGGACGGGGTATCAAAGCTTATTCTGAAAAAGAATAG